In Falco biarmicus isolate bFalBia1 chromosome 7, bFalBia1.pri, whole genome shotgun sequence, a single window of DNA contains:
- the FOS gene encoding protein c-Fos has product MMYQGFAGEYEAPSSRCSSASPAGDSLTYYPSPADSFSSMGSPVNPQDFCTDLAVSSASFVPTVTAISSSPDLQWLVQPALISSVAPSQGRGHPYGVSAPAPAAYSRPAVLKAPGGRGQSIGRRGKVEQLSPEEEEKRRIRRERNKMAAAKCRNRRRELTDTLQAETDQLEEEKSALQAEIANLLKEKEKLEFILAAHRPACKMPEELRFSEELAAATALDLGTPSPTVAEDAAFTLPLMPEAPPAVLPKETGSSGLELKAEPFDELLFSTGPREASRSVPDMDLPGASSFYASDWESLAAGPSSELEPLCTPVVTCTPCPSTYTSTFVFTYPEADAFPSCAAAHRKGSSSNEPSSDSLSSPTLLAL; this is encoded by the exons ATGATGTACCAGGGCTTCGCCGGAGAGTACGAGGCGCCCTCCTCCCGCTGCAGCAGCGCTTCCCCGGCCGGGGACAGCCTCACCTACTACCCTTCCCCGGCCGACTCcttctccagcatgggctcGCCCGTCAACCCGCAG GACTTCTGCACCGACCTGGCCGTCTCCAGCGCCAGCTTCGTGCCCACGGTGACTGCCATCTCCAGCAGCCCCGACCTGCAGTGGCTGGTGCAGCCCGCCCTCATCTCCTCGGTGGCCCCCTCCCAGGGCCGCGGGCACCCCTACGGCGTGTcggcgcccgcccccgccgcctaCTCCCGCCCCGCAGTGCTGAAGGCGCCGGGCGGCCGTGGGCAAAGCATCGGTCGCAGGGGCAAAGTCGAGCAG CTGTCaccggaggaggaggagaagagaaggatccGCCGGGAAAGGAACAAGATGGCAGCGGCCAAGTGCCGCAACCGGCGGCGGGAGCTCACCGACACGCTGCAGGCG GAGACCGaccagctggaggaggagaagtctGCGCTGCAGGCGGAGATAGCTAacctgctgaaggagaaggagaagctgGAGTTCATCCTGGCGGCCCACCGGCCCGCCTGCAAGATGCCTGAGGAGCTGCGCTTCTCcgaggagctggcagctgccactGCGCTGGAcctgggcacccccagccccaccgtgGCTGAGGATGCTGCCTTTACCCTGCCACTGATGCCCGAGGCACCGCCGGCCGTGCTGCCCAAGGAGACTGGCAGCAGCGGGCTGGAGCTCAAGGCTGAGCCCTTCGACGAGCTGCTTTTCTCCACGGGGCCGCGGGAGGCCTCTCGCTCCGTGCCTGACATGGACCTGCCCGGGGCCTCCTCCTTCTATGCGTCGGACTGGGAGTCGCTGGCAGCTGGGCCCAGCAGTgagctggagcccctctgcacCCCCGTGGTGACCTGCACCCCGTGCCCCAGCACCTACACCTCCACCTTCGTCTTCACCTACCCCGAGGCAGACGCCTTCCCCAGCTGCGCTGCTGCGCATcggaagggcagcagcagcaacgaGCCCTCATCTGACTCCCTCAGCTCCCCCACCCTCCTGGCCTTGTGA